A region from the Paenibacillus humicola genome encodes:
- a CDS encoding cache domain-containing sensor histidine kinase, which produces MRAFVKWYRSWSLATRQFLFLFIVTFAFLALLAWNNYNRAAELFRDQMVSDSGELIARTNQFLDTYLNSSQNVLLLLSTNADLIAGGEDRKISGELSQIAKNNSTFVKTLYIVRKDGKVYASDQMVYDVIGNPELKNVYRNSQQSYGAVVISQPYVSPVSGPTVAISLPVSDGNGTFIGVAAVELDLDKLNRQIGELTSDAYKTFVVMSDKNKVVTFDRDSELLPQKPASYHEDLPDPFVEQLAALPITASELTESTGRFVVVKSGQNRLGWTLIVLMKDSYFYKNVIRLFDNYKTAAGIWVVMLLFLAFAMSRYMTKSVRTLAVKMDRVRDMGVVPSLAVKREDEIGRLARSFNAMMERIGNLLDETKRMEERKKRLELKVLQSQIAPHFLYNTLACIGSLAKQHRTEEVKETIRSLVGLLSLSFDRTAEFITVREELEGLKMYIQIQRIRYGDKFGCEMDVPEEAMSFGILKLTLQPIVENAIFHGIAPRSGGGTIRIRGSIRRGKLRFFIRDNGTGMEPAKLADMLDERQPEENDGHFSGIGMTNVHQRLRLRYGSPYGLRIGSVPGAGTVVCVTVPARPLPAE; this is translated from the coding sequence ATGCGAGCGTTTGTCAAATGGTACAGGAGCTGGAGCCTCGCGACGAGGCAGTTCCTTTTTTTGTTTATCGTCACGTTTGCGTTTCTCGCTCTGCTGGCCTGGAACAATTACAACCGGGCGGCGGAGCTGTTCCGCGACCAGATGGTATCCGACTCCGGTGAACTGATTGCCCGGACGAACCAGTTTCTCGATACATATTTGAACAGCAGTCAGAACGTGCTGCTGCTTTTATCGACGAACGCAGACCTTATCGCCGGCGGGGAAGACAGGAAGATTTCAGGCGAGCTGAGCCAGATCGCCAAAAACAACAGCACCTTCGTCAAAACGCTCTACATCGTCCGCAAGGACGGGAAGGTCTATGCGAGCGATCAGATGGTGTACGACGTAATCGGCAATCCGGAGCTGAAAAACGTGTACCGCAACTCGCAGCAAAGCTACGGGGCCGTCGTGATCAGCCAGCCTTACGTCTCCCCTGTATCGGGGCCGACGGTGGCGATATCGCTTCCGGTGAGCGACGGAAACGGCACGTTTATCGGGGTCGCGGCGGTCGAGCTCGATCTCGACAAGCTGAACCGGCAAATCGGCGAGCTGACCTCCGATGCCTACAAGACGTTCGTCGTGATGTCCGACAAAAACAAGGTGGTCACGTTCGACCGGGACAGCGAGCTGCTGCCGCAGAAGCCGGCCAGCTATCACGAGGACCTGCCGGACCCGTTTGTCGAGCAGTTGGCCGCGCTTCCCATAACGGCGAGCGAGCTTACCGAATCGACGGGAAGGTTCGTCGTCGTGAAGTCGGGCCAGAACCGGCTCGGCTGGACGCTGATCGTCCTCATGAAGGACAGTTATTTCTACAAAAACGTCATCCGCCTGTTCGACAATTACAAAACGGCCGCCGGCATCTGGGTCGTCATGCTGCTGTTTCTGGCGTTCGCCATGTCCCGCTACATGACGAAGTCGGTCCGCACGCTCGCCGTCAAAATGGACCGCGTCCGCGACATGGGCGTCGTCCCGAGCCTTGCCGTGAAGCGGGAGGATGAAATCGGGCGGCTCGCCCGCAGCTTCAACGCGATGATGGAGCGCATCGGCAACCTGCTGGACGAGACGAAGCGGATGGAGGAGCGCAAGAAGCGGCTGGAGCTGAAGGTGCTGCAGAGCCAGATCGCGCCCCATTTTCTGTACAATACGCTGGCGTGTATCGGCAGTCTGGCCAAGCAGCACCGGACCGAGGAGGTGAAGGAGACGATCCGGTCGCTCGTCGGCCTGCTGTCGCTCAGCTTCGACCGGACGGCGGAATTTATTACCGTCCGCGAAGAGCTGGAAGGGCTGAAGATGTATATTCAAATTCAGCGTATCCGCTACGGGGACAAATTCGGCTGCGAGATGGACGTCCCGGAGGAAGCGATGTCCTTCGGCATTTTGAAGCTGACGCTGCAGCCGATCGTCGAGAACGCGATCTTCCACGGCATCGCCCCCAGGAGCGGAGGCGGGACGATCCGCATCCGGGGCTCGATTCGCAGAGGGAAGCTGCGCTTCTTCATTCGCGACAACGGCACCGGCATGGAGCCGGCAAAGCTTGCCGATATGCTGGACGAGCGGCAGCCGGAGGAGAACGATGGGCATTTCTCCGGCATCGGGATGACCAACGTGCACCAGCGGCTGCGGCTCCGCTACGGCTCGCCGTACGGGCTGCGTATCGGCAGCGTGCCGGGGGCGGGGACGGTCGTCTGCGTCACGGTTCCCGCACGTCCGCTGCCGGCGGAATAA
- a CDS encoding response regulator, producing the protein MKNESMTVLVVDDELPIREELRLFDWASRGVSWIGEADNGEEALRLCRSRTPDIVITDITMPAMNGIELVRRLKEELPRTQVILLTCHSEFKYAQEAVGLGAVEYLLKVAMDDDDLARALQKAKEAASRAWSLEREAADRRRRDVSEQLLRLLAGPAGQCADADAALEAALQALPVGRRPQIAALHAETGSRGRGLTAREIEDRLTPLERLHSFAWIPASDGIYWLLFETQSEGRPLPGAYRRLEAIIEALQSSLDERHAFPGGADRLHAVAGGCARPAGRACTGGAGPASGAGELSGLLRGVCEKPAAAFYDGERRVFTVQAELPAPLDDRAGKELADLLDGARWDREQLARTIRGGWLQLAMRRRIDPGELKAFAADWMSAWRRSETPLEPGWKGARRIEAAATAAELAEAMIHEIETAGGGRKARLEIAEAKRYIEANLKQPLTLAVVSAQVGLSPHYLSKLFREETGIPFNDYVTGKRIERAAYLLRNTALRVYEVAQEVGIPSYRYFAGVFREVTGVSPTELKKSAQEQGRPGERNG; encoded by the coding sequence ATGAAAAACGAATCGATGACCGTGCTGGTAGTAGACGACGAACTGCCGATCCGCGAGGAGCTGCGGCTGTTCGACTGGGCGTCCCGGGGCGTAAGCTGGATCGGCGAGGCGGACAACGGCGAAGAGGCGCTGAGGCTGTGCCGCAGCCGCACGCCGGATATCGTCATCACCGACATCACGATGCCGGCAATGAACGGCATCGAGCTGGTTCGAAGACTGAAAGAGGAGCTCCCGCGCACTCAGGTCATTCTGCTGACCTGTCATTCGGAGTTCAAATATGCGCAGGAGGCGGTCGGGCTCGGAGCGGTCGAATATTTGCTCAAGGTCGCGATGGACGACGACGATCTCGCGCGGGCGCTGCAGAAGGCGAAGGAAGCGGCAAGCCGGGCCTGGTCGCTGGAGCGGGAAGCGGCGGACCGGCGGCGGCGGGACGTTTCGGAGCAGCTGCTCCGGCTTCTTGCCGGGCCGGCCGGGCAATGCGCGGATGCGGACGCTGCGCTGGAAGCCGCTCTGCAGGCGCTGCCCGTCGGCCGGCGGCCGCAGATCGCCGCGCTTCACGCCGAGACGGGCAGCCGCGGCCGCGGCTTGACGGCTCGCGAAATCGAAGACCGGCTGACGCCGCTGGAACGGCTCCATTCGTTTGCATGGATTCCCGCTTCGGACGGCATCTACTGGCTGCTCTTCGAGACGCAGAGCGAAGGCCGGCCGCTGCCCGGCGCATACCGCCGTCTCGAGGCGATTATCGAAGCGCTGCAGAGCTCGCTGGATGAGCGGCATGCCTTTCCCGGCGGCGCGGACCGCCTGCATGCCGTCGCGGGAGGCTGCGCCCGCCCGGCCGGCCGCGCCTGCACCGGGGGCGCCGGCCCCGCAAGCGGCGCGGGCGAGCTCTCCGGTCTGCTGCGCGGCGTCTGCGAGAAGCCGGCCGCGGCGTTCTATGACGGCGAACGCCGCGTATTCACCGTGCAGGCGGAGCTGCCGGCTCCGCTGGACGACCGGGCCGGGAAGGAGCTCGCCGATTTGCTGGACGGGGCGCGGTGGGACCGGGAGCAGCTGGCGCGGACGATTCGCGGCGGCTGGCTGCAGCTGGCGATGCGGCGGCGCATCGATCCCGGGGAGCTGAAGGCGTTCGCCGCGGATTGGATGAGCGCCTGGCGGCGAAGCGAAACGCCGCTTGAACCGGGATGGAAAGGGGCGCGGCGGATCGAAGCCGCGGCAACCGCGGCCGAGCTGGCCGAGGCGATGATCCATGAAATCGAAACGGCAGGCGGCGGACGGAAAGCCCGGCTGGAAATCGCGGAGGCGAAGCGGTACATCGAGGCGAACCTGAAGCAGCCGCTCACGCTGGCGGTCGTTTCCGCTCAGGTCGGGCTGAGTCCGCATTATCTCAGCAAGCTGTTCCGGGAAGAAACCGGCATCCCGTTCAACGATTACGTCACCGGCAAACGAATCGAGCGGGCGGCTTATCTGCTGCGGAACACGGCGCTGCGGGTATACGAGGTGGCGCAGGAGGTCGGCATTCCGAGCTACCGGTATTTTGCCGGCGTTTTTCGCGAGGTGACGGGCGTATCTCCGACCGAACTGAAGAAATCCGCCCAGGAGCAAGGACGGCCGGGCGAGCGGAACGGCTGA
- a CDS encoding FAD-dependent oxidoreductase — MKREVVQSDITVIGGGLAGVCAAVAAARLGRTVSLVQNRPVLGGNSSSEVRVWVCGATAHGTQRYARETGIMGEMFVENQFRNKDGNPYFWDLVVLETVRAEPNIRLFLNTDVHEVEADGGENDRTIRSVTGWMMGSERRIRFESGFFLDCTGDGLVGFLAGAKHRVGREARDEYNEEWAPEQADGITLGSTLLFYTKDAGHPVAYRPPSFAKDITQTSIPIKRVIRSGDNGCAYWWIEWGGELDTVHDNERIRDELWAVIYGIWDYIKNSGKFDADRMTLEWVGSMPGKREYRRFVGDYVLNQNDIIAQREFEDRVAFGGWSIDLHPPQGMYSVESGSKHLYSDGVYHIPFRSLYSANVTNMLMAGRDISASHVAFGTTRVMATCAVIGEAAGTGAALCAAKGVTPRELHARHMRELQQLMLKQDASIIGLGSEDPADLARMAGVTASSTLTRLAVEEPSEAYPLKTDVGLLLPADPEIAGIEFLVDAEEPAALRVELWDTGRGENCVPHALQAEAATHVAKGAGQWVRLDLRWRPDTPRNAFLIVKAGEGLSLHLSAEPQTGVLTFMKGPKPIVSSNLEDHQPDQPVVQWSMRPLVRKPFCFRLLSETQAFSPQKAVDGYHRPYAGPHMWSSAAMSSDRPEWLELSWPAPVNIGSVHLTFNDDVNEDLINLHHHSTPFEAIPELIRDYGVQVYVGGEWRTTAEGRDNHKRKHVHVFDSALTADRIRIAAYATNGCPRAEIVEVRVYE; from the coding sequence GTGAAGCGGGAAGTCGTACAATCGGATATTACGGTGATCGGCGGCGGGCTTGCAGGCGTTTGCGCGGCGGTAGCCGCCGCCCGTTTGGGCAGGACGGTCTCGCTTGTTCAGAACCGCCCGGTGCTCGGCGGAAATTCCAGCAGCGAGGTGCGGGTCTGGGTGTGCGGGGCGACCGCCCACGGCACGCAGCGTTATGCCCGGGAAACCGGGATCATGGGGGAAATGTTCGTCGAGAACCAGTTCCGCAACAAGGACGGCAATCCGTATTTCTGGGACCTGGTCGTGCTGGAGACGGTGCGGGCGGAGCCGAATATCCGGCTGTTCCTGAATACGGACGTGCACGAGGTGGAGGCGGACGGCGGCGAGAACGACCGGACGATTCGCTCCGTTACCGGCTGGATGATGGGCTCGGAACGCCGGATCCGTTTTGAAAGCGGATTCTTCCTCGACTGCACCGGCGACGGGCTGGTCGGCTTTCTGGCCGGCGCCAAGCACCGGGTCGGCCGCGAGGCAAGGGACGAATATAACGAAGAGTGGGCTCCCGAGCAGGCGGACGGCATTACGCTCGGCAGCACGCTGCTTTTTTACACGAAAGATGCGGGACATCCGGTCGCCTACCGGCCGCCGAGCTTCGCCAAGGACATTACGCAGACGTCGATTCCGATCAAGCGGGTCATCCGCAGCGGCGACAACGGCTGCGCCTACTGGTGGATCGAATGGGGCGGCGAGCTGGACACGGTCCATGACAACGAGCGCATCCGCGACGAGTTGTGGGCGGTTATTTACGGCATTTGGGACTACATCAAAAACTCGGGCAAATTCGACGCCGACCGGATGACGCTGGAATGGGTGGGCTCGATGCCCGGAAAACGCGAGTACCGGCGGTTCGTCGGCGATTACGTGCTGAACCAGAACGATATTATCGCCCAGCGCGAATTCGAGGACCGCGTCGCCTTCGGCGGCTGGTCGATCGACCTGCATCCGCCGCAGGGGATGTATTCAGTCGAAAGCGGCTCCAAGCACTTGTATTCGGACGGCGTTTATCACATCCCGTTCCGGTCGCTTTATTCCGCCAATGTCACTAATATGCTGATGGCCGGACGGGATATCAGCGCTTCGCACGTCGCCTTCGGCACGACGCGCGTCATGGCGACCTGCGCCGTCATCGGCGAGGCCGCCGGCACAGGAGCCGCGCTCTGCGCGGCGAAAGGCGTCACGCCGCGGGAGCTGCACGCCAGGCATATGCGCGAGCTGCAGCAGCTGATGCTGAAGCAGGACGCTTCGATCATCGGCCTGGGCAGCGAAGATCCGGCCGACCTGGCCCGGATGGCCGGCGTAACCGCATCCAGCACGCTGACGAGGCTGGCCGTGGAAGAGCCGTCGGAGGCGTATCCGCTGAAGACCGACGTCGGTCTGCTGCTGCCCGCCGACCCGGAAATTGCCGGCATCGAGTTTCTGGTGGATGCCGAAGAACCCGCGGCGCTCCGGGTGGAGCTGTGGGATACCGGGCGCGGCGAGAACTGCGTGCCGCATGCGCTGCAGGCGGAAGCAGCGACGCACGTTGCGAAGGGAGCCGGGCAGTGGGTGAGGCTGGACCTCCGCTGGAGGCCGGATACTCCGCGGAACGCGTTTCTGATCGTAAAAGCGGGCGAAGGGCTGTCGCTTCATCTGTCCGCGGAGCCGCAGACGGGCGTGCTGACCTTTATGAAAGGGCCGAAGCCGATCGTCTCGTCGAATCTCGAGGACCATCAGCCGGATCAGCCCGTCGTCCAGTGGAGCATGCGGCCGCTGGTGCGGAAGCCGTTCTGCTTCCGGCTGCTGTCCGAAACGCAGGCGTTCTCCCCGCAAAAAGCGGTCGACGGCTATCACCGCCCGTATGCCGGACCGCACATGTGGTCGTCCGCCGCAATGTCGTCCGATCGGCCGGAATGGCTGGAGCTGAGCTGGCCCGCGCCGGTCAACATCGGCTCCGTGCACCTGACGTTCAACGACGACGTGAACGAGGATCTGATCAATCTGCATCATCATTCGACGCCGTTCGAGGCGATTCCGGAGCTGATCCGGGACTACGGCGTTCAAGTTTACGTCGGCGGCGAATGGCGAACAACCGCCGAAGGGCGGGACAATCACAAACGCAAGCATGTGCACGTCTTCGATTCGGCGCTTACCGCGGACCGGATCCGCATCGCGGCATACGCGACCAACGGCTGCCCGCGCGCCGAAATCGTCGAGGTTCGCGTCTACGAATAG
- a CDS encoding AraC family transcriptional regulator, giving the protein MEAGFSAVKLVSHVYWHRKERFALDRDLYPYWTLFAVQEGRFAYTIRGSEGEAAFGDLVVCPPDTWFHRRVLDPLSFHFFHFSLHTGSLESEDGNSGEGPLPFGKITLSDTSRLTSDYRYLQRLARERNAGFRLYQQHLLTDLFAAFQMERSLRSEETDRADTDPDMYMARQFMLEHACGRIDLGELAHSLRLTPVQLTRRFRTAYGMTPSGFVTEQRLARACRLLAETELTIDRIAQSCGYENGFYLSRIFRQKRGMTPSHYRKAHRV; this is encoded by the coding sequence ATGGAAGCCGGATTTTCAGCCGTAAAGCTGGTTTCGCACGTCTACTGGCACCGGAAGGAGCGGTTCGCCCTGGACCGCGATCTCTACCCGTATTGGACCCTGTTCGCCGTTCAGGAAGGACGGTTCGCCTATACGATCCGCGGAAGCGAAGGCGAGGCGGCATTCGGCGATTTGGTCGTGTGCCCGCCGGATACGTGGTTTCACCGCAGAGTGCTGGACCCGCTCTCGTTTCACTTCTTTCATTTTTCGCTGCACACGGGCAGCTTGGAATCGGAGGACGGAAATTCCGGGGAAGGGCCGCTTCCTTTCGGCAAAATCACGTTGTCCGACACGTCCCGTCTGACGTCGGACTACCGGTATTTGCAGCGGCTCGCGCGGGAACGAAACGCCGGCTTCCGGCTGTATCAGCAGCATCTGCTGACCGACCTGTTCGCCGCCTTCCAGATGGAGCGAAGCCTTCGGTCGGAGGAGACGGACCGCGCGGACACCGATCCCGATATGTACATGGCAAGGCAGTTCATGCTTGAACATGCCTGCGGCCGGATCGATCTCGGCGAGTTGGCCCATTCCCTGCGTCTCACGCCGGTTCAGCTGACCCGGCGGTTTCGGACCGCCTACGGCATGACGCCCTCCGGCTTCGTCACGGAGCAGCGCCTCGCCCGGGCATGCCGGCTGCTCGCGGAAACGGAGCTGACCATCGACCGGATCGCGCAGTCGTGCGGCTACGAAAACGGGTTTTATTTGAGCCGCATTTTCCGTCAAAAACGCGGCATGACGCCTTCCCATTACCGGAAAGCGCACCGGGTCTAG
- a CDS encoding cysteine hydrolase family protein, whose translation MNDGHGSAALLIIDAQKGFMNDVFDASEAIGNIRRLLEAAREAKLPVIQTQEMHRPSLVDFGRELDGAEGIHCLEGSEDVDIVDELRPLEGEYIIVKRRYSAFFATDLEILLKGLGVRTLIVCGFMTDVCVHYTCADAHQHNYFLKVVADAVSGSTREAHEASLRAIRYLQREALTETNQTIGQLTTAAARS comes from the coding sequence ATGAACGATGGGCATGGCAGCGCTGCGCTGTTGATTATCGACGCTCAGAAAGGGTTTATGAACGATGTTTTTGACGCTTCCGAAGCGATCGGCAACATTAGGCGGCTGCTGGAAGCCGCGCGCGAAGCTAAGCTTCCGGTCATTCAGACTCAGGAGATGCACAGGCCGAGTCTGGTGGACTTTGGAAGGGAGCTGGACGGCGCCGAAGGCATTCACTGTCTCGAAGGTTCGGAAGATGTCGATATCGTCGACGAGCTTCGTCCGCTGGAGGGCGAGTATATCATCGTGAAAAGGAGATACAGCGCCTTTTTCGCAACGGATCTGGAAATTTTGCTGAAAGGGCTCGGGGTGCGGACCTTGATCGTTTGCGGCTTCATGACGGACGTCTGCGTGCATTACACGTGCGCGGATGCGCACCAGCATAATTACTTTCTGAAAGTGGTCGCCGATGCGGTGAGCGGCTCCACAAGGGAAGCGCATGAAGCGTCGCTCCGTGCCATTCGTTACCTGCAGCGGGAGGCCTTGACGGAAACGAACCAAACGATCGGGCAGCTGACAACAGCAGCGGCCCGCAGCTGA
- a CDS encoding purine-cytosine permease family protein: MSLEAEKAGAFQMEKYGIDIVPEQDRYGTPRSLFWVWMAGQLTISGVIVGQLYTTLGLSLVEALAICLFCSLTFVLVGLCGTPGPRAGTATLAISRASFGVKGNAVPSFLSWLNLVGWESVTIVLTVDALLGLGSKIGIPATGTGPTLIGVLVAVVLTFSVPIIGHALVLVVQRYLSYAVGVLAIVMTLLLLPKVDFSFHPAASSYAAAGLVPTLVLAAAIGVMSTSMTWTNYAADYSRYLNAKTNPKAIVWYTSIGGGIASLLFQSIGVLLGTFINGSAFSANPVSTMGNVLPTWFAIPFLLVIILGQVANNYLNSYSSAMSFLAIGIRMKRYISVVIDAALAVGVGCYALFFSPGFVDFFVQFLSLSIVFIGPWTGIYLVHHWIHKGNYYSADLVTLNPSSRYWYSSGVNGKAFAALIVGAAAAFMCANSTLWASPFSTHVLSGMDLSPFVGPLVAGALYAALSARVGEAKKFTASARATYDSNKL, translated from the coding sequence ATGAGCTTGGAGGCGGAGAAAGCGGGCGCGTTTCAAATGGAAAAGTACGGTATTGACATCGTGCCCGAACAAGACCGGTACGGAACGCCACGGTCGCTGTTTTGGGTGTGGATGGCCGGGCAATTAACCATTAGCGGGGTAATCGTGGGGCAGCTGTATACGACGTTAGGGCTGAGCTTGGTTGAAGCGCTGGCCATCTGTTTGTTCTGCAGCCTTACTTTTGTTTTGGTCGGACTATGCGGTACGCCTGGCCCGCGCGCGGGTACGGCTACGCTGGCGATTTCGCGGGCTTCGTTCGGCGTGAAAGGAAATGCGGTGCCGTCCTTTTTAAGCTGGCTGAACCTCGTCGGATGGGAAAGCGTGACGATTGTGCTTACCGTCGACGCGCTGCTCGGGCTCGGTTCGAAAATCGGAATTCCTGCGACCGGAACGGGACCTACGCTCATCGGGGTTCTGGTCGCTGTCGTTCTTACGTTCAGCGTCCCGATTATCGGGCACGCCCTGGTGCTTGTCGTGCAGCGGTATCTGTCTTATGCCGTCGGGGTACTGGCCATCGTCATGACTCTGCTGCTGCTGCCGAAAGTCGATTTTAGCTTCCATCCGGCCGCTTCGAGCTATGCAGCCGCAGGACTCGTTCCGACCCTTGTGCTTGCCGCCGCAATCGGCGTCATGTCGACTTCCATGACGTGGACCAACTACGCGGCGGATTATTCGCGGTACCTGAACGCGAAGACGAACCCGAAAGCGATCGTCTGGTATACGAGCATCGGCGGCGGCATTGCATCGCTTCTTTTCCAGTCCATCGGGGTTCTGCTGGGTACCTTCATCAACGGCTCCGCATTTAGCGCCAACCCGGTCTCGACGATGGGAAACGTTTTGCCGACATGGTTCGCCATCCCCTTTCTGCTCGTGATCATCCTCGGCCAGGTGGCCAACAACTATTTGAACTCGTACAGCTCGGCTATGAGCTTCCTCGCCATAGGCATTCGGATGAAGCGTTATATATCCGTCGTAATCGACGCGGCTCTAGCGGTGGGCGTCGGCTGCTACGCGCTATTCTTCAGTCCCGGCTTCGTTGATTTTTTCGTCCAATTTTTAAGTCTCTCCATCGTCTTTATCGGCCCCTGGACCGGCATCTATCTGGTGCATCACTGGATCCATAAAGGAAACTATTACAGCGCGGATCTGGTCACCCTGAATCCGTCCAGCCGATACTGGTATTCCTCCGGCGTTAACGGGAAAGCTTTTGCCGCCCTTATTGTCGGCGCAGCGGCTGCCTTCATGTGTGCCAATTCCACCTTGTGGGCAAGCCCCTTCTCCACCCATGTGCTGTCCGGAATGGATCTTAGCCCGTTTGTCGGTCCGCTGGTTGCCGGTGCCCTTTACGCGGCGTTGTCGGCCCGGGTCGGCGAAGCGAAGAAATTTACTGCGAGCGCCAGAGCCACGTACGATTCAAATAAATTGTGA
- a CDS encoding MBL fold metallo-hydrolase yields MIHELRPGVYVRTGHIQKLQCVVLVDEASIYVFDPCYFPDEIGEIRELARSFETPDRKKYLILTHSDWDHIAGVFEFPGYTVIASGKWDESNEMNHIGKVEKFDSEFYVDRKWTGKMPRVPIDDKVRHGQQMGKMTFYHAQGHTWDGLVSIYGQTAIVGDYLSEVEFPFVFASYRAYMDTLSLFSEIVETHAIDTVITQHGPAALGRREIQRRIDISSDYLNRAVQLVSDGIERGLTVEEIVQSGDDFLFDGQPIAIGIHHFHQYNLKLVHAELLASRENMVQKL; encoded by the coding sequence ATGATTCACGAATTGCGCCCCGGCGTGTACGTCCGAACCGGCCACATCCAAAAGCTGCAATGTGTCGTATTGGTCGACGAAGCGTCCATCTATGTGTTCGACCCCTGCTATTTTCCCGACGAAATCGGCGAAATCCGGGAGCTCGCCCGAAGCTTCGAGACGCCGGACCGGAAAAAATACTTGATCCTCACGCATTCCGACTGGGATCACATCGCCGGCGTTTTTGAGTTCCCCGGATATACCGTTATCGCTTCCGGCAAGTGGGATGAATCCAATGAAATGAATCATATCGGGAAGGTCGAGAAATTCGACAGCGAGTTCTACGTCGACCGGAAGTGGACGGGGAAAATGCCGCGCGTTCCGATCGACGATAAGGTCCGTCACGGTCAGCAGATGGGAAAGATGACGTTCTACCACGCTCAGGGGCACACGTGGGACGGGCTGGTTTCGATTTACGGCCAAACCGCCATTGTCGGCGACTATCTGTCGGAAGTCGAATTCCCCTTTGTGTTTGCGTCATACCGCGCCTATATGGACACGCTATCGCTGTTTAGCGAGATCGTTGAAACGCATGCCATCGATACGGTGATCACGCAGCATGGCCCGGCGGCTTTAGGCCGTCGGGAAATTCAGCGGCGTATCGACATATCCAGCGATTATTTGAACCGGGCCGTACAGCTTGTAAGCGACGGCATCGAACGCGGGTTAACCGTGGAGGAAATCGTTCAATCCGGCGACGATTTCCTGTTTGACGGCCAGCCGATCGCGATCGGTATTCATCATTTTCACCAGTATAATTTAAAACTGGTCCATGCGGAGCTGCTCGCCTCCCGTGAGAATATGGTGCAAAAGCTCTGA
- a CDS encoding manganese catalase family protein — translation MYFYKEDLINLIVPDKPDPSAARVIQEILGGRFGEMRTMMQFFFQSNNFRGNALQYRDLLRGIFLEELSHVELVQHTINQLLTGTGEEMPGNAGTDAAPLDEAVKHANPHHFIVGAQSSLPVDAAGNPWMGNCVYNHGNLITDLLNNLMLESTGVLQKSRIYEMSSNKTFRETLAFLIVRDNAHQNAFAKALETLGVDWGRLFPVPNYDLNKYPECRKYVEMGFHNAQFNFRLDQTRIGEIFTGESPSRDDGTLQVVQPPDGYPLPVMPELPSEHSPGLYDLNQ, via the coding sequence ATGTATTTCTATAAAGAAGACCTGATCAACCTGATTGTGCCGGACAAGCCGGATCCTTCGGCGGCCCGGGTCATTCAGGAAATTCTCGGCGGCCGCTTCGGCGAAATGCGCACGATGATGCAGTTCTTTTTCCAGAGCAACAATTTCCGGGGCAATGCGCTTCAGTACCGCGACCTCCTTCGCGGCATCTTTCTGGAGGAGCTGAGCCATGTCGAGCTCGTTCAGCATACGATCAACCAGCTGCTGACCGGCACCGGAGAAGAAATGCCGGGCAATGCGGGGACCGATGCGGCTCCGCTGGACGAAGCGGTGAAGCATGCGAATCCGCACCATTTTATCGTCGGCGCGCAAAGCTCGCTGCCGGTGGATGCGGCCGGCAACCCGTGGATGGGCAATTGCGTGTACAACCACGGCAACCTGATCACGGACCTGCTGAATAACCTGATGCTGGAATCCACCGGCGTGCTGCAAAAATCGCGGATTTACGAAATGAGCTCGAACAAAACGTTCCGCGAAACGCTGGCATTCCTGATCGTCCGCGACAACGCCCACCAGAATGCGTTCGCCAAGGCGCTTGAGACGCTCGGCGTCGACTGGGGCAGGCTGTTCCCGGTCCCGAACTACGATCTGAACAAATATCCGGAGTGCCGAAAGTATGTGGAAATGGGCTTCCACAACGCCCAGTTCAACTTCCGCCTCGATCAGACGCGGATTGGAGAAATTTTCACCGGCGAATCGCCGAGCCGCGACGACGGTACCTTGCAGGTCGTTCAGCCGCCGGACGGGTATCCGCTGCCCGTCATGCCGGAGCTGCCGAGCGAACACAGCCCCGGATTGTACGACCTGAATCAATAA